A region of Granulicella sibirica DNA encodes the following proteins:
- a CDS encoding sialate O-acetylesterase, translating to MRLAATLLLATLCTASPLAAEVALPHVLSDHAVLQREKPVRIWGSAAPSENVTVKFHGQTVTAQADTFGLWEAWLKPEAAGGPFTLTVSGDATATPLQRTDILVGDVWIASGQSNMEMPLKGFNGAPLKDQEKEIAAASQPKLRLLLQKKRTSATPLGDSEDTWTQCTPDTAKDFSAVAYFFGREISNKEHVPIGLIDTTWGGTPAHSWISPQGIAYANLPSVATDAGKIAQDQGSADALKARYAIEDAALKAAGKPLPTHPRLPSDHGGSWTPGTLFNAMIAPYTMYTIKGAIWYQGETDASAERAPNYNRVLTALIQDWRRQWAQGEFPFLFVQISSFGNGTEWGTLRDAQRRTLELGGTGMAVTLDVGLAANIHPPDKQTVGNRLALSALQDVYGEKLEGTSPLFVEATPEGSAMRVWFSHAEGLTTKGKPLGGFEIAGADRKYVPATGTIEKNTILLSSPSVPAPRYVRYAWTGTVNDWLYNAAGLPAGSFTSE from the coding sequence ATGCGCCTTGCCGCAACCCTGCTCCTCGCGACGCTCTGCACCGCCTCCCCCCTCGCCGCGGAAGTAGCCCTTCCCCATGTCCTCTCCGATCACGCCGTCCTCCAGCGTGAGAAGCCGGTCCGCATCTGGGGCTCGGCCGCCCCCTCCGAGAACGTCACCGTCAAGTTCCACGGCCAGACCGTCACCGCCCAGGCCGACACCTTCGGCCTCTGGGAGGCCTGGCTCAAGCCGGAAGCCGCCGGCGGCCCCTTCACCCTCACAGTCTCCGGCGACGCCACCGCGACGCCCCTGCAGCGCACCGACATCCTCGTCGGCGACGTCTGGATCGCCTCCGGCCAATCCAACATGGAGATGCCCCTCAAAGGCTTCAACGGCGCACCCCTCAAGGATCAGGAGAAAGAGATCGCCGCCGCCAGCCAGCCGAAGCTGCGCCTTCTCCTCCAGAAGAAGCGCACCTCCGCCACCCCGCTCGGCGACTCCGAGGACACCTGGACCCAATGCACCCCGGATACGGCCAAGGACTTCTCCGCCGTGGCCTACTTCTTCGGCCGCGAGATCTCGAACAAGGAGCACGTCCCCATCGGCCTCATCGACACCACCTGGGGAGGCACGCCCGCGCACTCCTGGATCAGCCCCCAGGGCATCGCCTACGCCAACCTCCCGTCCGTCGCCACCGACGCCGGAAAGATCGCCCAGGACCAGGGCTCCGCCGACGCCCTCAAAGCCCGATACGCCATCGAAGATGCCGCCCTCAAAGCCGCCGGCAAACCCCTCCCCACCCACCCGCGCCTTCCCAGCGACCATGGCGGAAGCTGGACACCCGGAACCCTCTTCAACGCCATGATCGCCCCCTACACGATGTACACCATCAAGGGAGCCATCTGGTACCAGGGCGAGACCGACGCCTCCGCCGAGCGCGCCCCCAACTACAACCGCGTCCTCACCGCTCTCATCCAGGACTGGCGCCGCCAGTGGGCGCAGGGCGAGTTCCCCTTCCTCTTCGTGCAGATCTCCAGCTTCGGCAACGGCACAGAGTGGGGCACCCTCCGCGACGCCCAGCGACGCACCCTCGAGCTTGGCGGAACCGGCATGGCCGTCACCCTCGACGTCGGCCTCGCCGCCAACATCCACCCGCCCGACAAGCAGACCGTCGGCAATCGTCTCGCTCTAAGCGCCCTCCAGGACGTCTACGGCGAAAAGCTCGAAGGCACCTCACCCCTCTTCGTAGAAGCCACCCCAGAAGGAAGCGCCATGCGCGTCTGGTTCTCCCACGCCGAAGGCCTCACCACCAAGGGCAAGCCCCTCGGCGGCTTCGAGATCGCCGGCGCGGATCGCAAGTACGTCCCCGCAACCGGAACCATCGAGAAGAACACCATCCTCCTCAGCTCCCCATCCGTCCCCGCGCCCAGGTACGTCCGCTATGCCTGGACCGGAACCGTCAACGACTGGCTCTACAACGCAGCCGGACTCCCCGCAGGCTCTTTCACCTCGGAATAA
- a CDS encoding pyrroloquinoline quinone-dependent dehydrogenase: MKIRLGLGCALAALVSGMALGQSGVVDVKQGDLLQKEIRENWVSYNGDYTGKRYSSLTEVTPANVKQLGAKWIFHTKNAGVLQVTPVVVAGVMFVTGSNDAYALDAKTGKQLWHHARGVSTGLIDDASGHINRGVAVLGSRLYMETDNAHLLCLDARSGNVIWDVLYATGNKNFGATSAPLIVKDKVLVGTSGGDDGVRGFIAAFDVKTGKEAWRFWTIPGPGEKGSESWPGEMYLHGGGTTWMPGTYDPELDTIFWGTGNPSPDFDGSVRPGDDLYTSSLLALDPDTGKLKWHFQFSPHDLYDYDAVQTPVLVDAEFKGKRRKLVVTANRNGFLYILDRTTGEYLFSKQFIMIQNWAKGIDAHGRPISAGLIPDAKGVTVCPSYGGGTNWYSPSYSPGTGMFYFRSLEDCSLFKAKTEGFEEGREYYSTGASKPLNHPPNVGYINAFDLKTLDFAWRDKQAGGDHATAGVMSTASGLVAFGNDAEEFEIDDAKTGKPLWAFSPGQAMHASPMAYGVEGKQYFAVAAGDNVIAFALP; this comes from the coding sequence TTGAAGATCAGGCTTGGTTTGGGTTGTGCGCTTGCTGCGTTGGTTTCGGGGATGGCACTTGGGCAGAGTGGTGTTGTCGATGTGAAGCAGGGTGATCTGCTGCAGAAGGAGATTCGGGAGAACTGGGTCTCCTATAACGGCGATTACACGGGGAAGCGGTATAGCTCGCTGACGGAAGTGACGCCTGCGAATGTGAAGCAGCTTGGGGCGAAGTGGATCTTCCATACGAAGAACGCGGGTGTGCTGCAGGTGACGCCGGTGGTGGTGGCGGGGGTGATGTTTGTTACCGGGTCGAACGATGCGTACGCGCTCGATGCGAAGACGGGGAAGCAACTCTGGCATCATGCGCGCGGTGTGTCGACGGGGCTGATCGATGATGCTTCGGGACATATCAATCGCGGCGTCGCGGTGCTTGGCAGCAGGCTCTACATGGAGACGGATAATGCGCACCTGCTGTGCCTGGATGCACGGTCGGGAAATGTGATCTGGGATGTTTTGTACGCGACGGGGAATAAGAACTTTGGGGCGACGAGCGCTCCGCTGATTGTGAAGGATAAGGTGCTGGTGGGGACGTCGGGTGGGGACGATGGCGTGCGTGGGTTTATTGCCGCGTTCGATGTGAAGACAGGCAAGGAGGCGTGGCGGTTCTGGACGATTCCGGGGCCGGGGGAGAAGGGGTCGGAGAGCTGGCCGGGGGAGATGTATCTGCATGGCGGCGGGACGACGTGGATGCCGGGGACGTACGATCCGGAGCTGGATACGATCTTCTGGGGGACGGGGAATCCTTCGCCGGACTTCGATGGGAGTGTGAGGCCGGGGGATGATTTGTACACGAGCTCGCTGCTTGCGCTCGATCCGGATACGGGGAAGCTGAAGTGGCATTTTCAGTTCAGCCCGCATGATCTGTATGACTATGACGCGGTGCAGACACCGGTGCTTGTGGATGCGGAGTTTAAAGGCAAACGCCGCAAGCTTGTGGTGACGGCGAATCGTAACGGGTTTTTATACATACTGGATCGGACGACGGGAGAGTACCTGTTTTCGAAGCAGTTCATCATGATCCAGAACTGGGCGAAGGGGATCGATGCGCATGGGCGGCCGATCTCGGCTGGGCTGATTCCAGATGCGAAGGGCGTGACGGTGTGCCCGAGTTATGGGGGCGGCACGAACTGGTATTCCCCGAGTTATAGCCCGGGGACGGGGATGTTTTACTTCCGGTCGCTGGAGGATTGCAGCCTGTTCAAGGCAAAGACGGAGGGTTTTGAAGAGGGGCGGGAGTACTACTCTACGGGGGCGAGTAAGCCGTTGAACCATCCACCGAACGTTGGGTATATCAATGCGTTCGATCTGAAGACTCTGGACTTTGCGTGGCGCGACAAGCAGGCGGGTGGGGATCATGCGACGGCGGGCGTGATGTCGACGGCGAGTGGGTTGGTTGCGTTCGGCAACGATGCGGAAGAGTTCGAGATCGACGATGCGAAGACGGGGAAGCCACTTTGGGCGTTCAGTCCTGGGCAGGCGATGCATGCTTCTCCGATGGCGTATGGGGTTGAGGGCAAGCAGTACTTCGCGGTGGCGGCGGGCGATAACGTCATCGCGTTTGCTCTGCCGTAG
- a CDS encoding 4Fe-4S dicluster domain-containing protein encodes MSEEANPRRPKRKTYVPKPETLALLKVSGNPINGLGETTVRRPSPFFWHPPDQHPYEELQNVARLSSRKCPGSGPAFMAAYNYPELVPVAEERSGASAEELTAGAREFALSHEADDFGVAAMDQLYVFEGYTVEEPWVIVLALAHNYDRLKEVPSDETNGVGVVDIGDQYARGTRSSYGLANWIRSQGYNAHAYPGPSANALVLIPPAIAAGLGELGKHGSLISRHFGSGVRLAGVTTDMPLVASGSSRFGADDFCKSCQVCTRACPPGAISEEKQMVRGMERWYVDFDKCIPYFAEAASCGICIAECPWTRPDVRPKLLATMARRGVVAGAASWM; translated from the coding sequence ATGTCGGAAGAAGCGAACCCACGACGCCCGAAGCGGAAGACATATGTCCCAAAGCCCGAAACACTTGCCCTGCTGAAGGTTTCCGGCAACCCGATCAATGGGCTGGGAGAGACAACGGTGCGAAGGCCGTCGCCGTTCTTCTGGCATCCACCGGATCAGCATCCGTATGAGGAGTTGCAGAACGTTGCGAGGCTGAGTTCGCGGAAGTGCCCGGGGTCGGGGCCGGCGTTTATGGCGGCTTATAACTATCCTGAGCTGGTCCCGGTGGCCGAGGAGCGGAGTGGGGCTTCGGCTGAAGAGCTTACAGCCGGGGCGAGGGAGTTCGCATTGAGCCACGAGGCGGATGACTTCGGCGTGGCGGCGATGGATCAGCTTTATGTGTTCGAGGGATACACGGTCGAGGAGCCATGGGTGATCGTGCTTGCGCTTGCGCATAACTACGACCGGCTGAAGGAAGTTCCGTCAGACGAGACGAATGGCGTGGGAGTGGTGGATATCGGCGATCAGTATGCGCGGGGCACGCGGTCATCGTATGGACTGGCGAATTGGATCCGGTCGCAGGGATATAACGCTCATGCGTACCCAGGGCCGTCGGCGAATGCGCTGGTGCTGATTCCACCGGCGATTGCGGCTGGATTGGGCGAGCTGGGGAAGCATGGGTCTCTGATCAGCAGGCACTTCGGCTCGGGGGTGCGGCTTGCCGGGGTGACGACGGATATGCCGCTGGTGGCGAGTGGGTCGAGCCGCTTCGGGGCGGATGACTTCTGCAAGAGCTGCCAGGTGTGTACACGGGCGTGTCCGCCGGGCGCGATTTCGGAGGAGAAGCAGATGGTGCGCGGGATGGAGCGGTGGTATGTCGACTTCGATAAGTGCATTCCATACTTCGCGGAGGCGGCGTCGTGCGGGATCTGCATTGCGGAGTGCCCGTGGACGCGGCCGGATGTGAGGCCTAAGCTACTGGCGACGATGGCTCGGCGTGGAGTGGTCGCGGGGGCTGCATCTTGGATGTAG
- a CDS encoding right-handed parallel beta-helix repeat-containing protein produces MRLRFLVLLVCTASAVGQVSIAMQPADLAMIPGSKRQVYADVEGTQTLGIRWSVTGGCTLEKQVTQGEPQMVTAPAHGAACTNVTTDPTPESPSFRSAVSCVVKAASVADETKTALIVIPVCAPKIMLSTFPATTVLYQKQYAVIQSDLRGSVNTGVTWEITTNPGKAGTLTGGSGNRHAVFSATAAGTYVLTATSLEESAKKASTTIVVTEHALPAPNADHTEAVDCTAVGGGKTYEVGPQRAYVNLDAVPWNGLIGGDTVRIHNDDTTGASPTIYRQRISLPASGTATRPIRICGVTDERGNKPIVDGANATSRRDANWANGYIEDLGIITLYDAMHKLDAIADGEHNIIIEGLHIRNANSGFSFVKQSNSGFKSYDDFAACVRVQTGRNVLIRGNEMDHCGHGVFSNAQTPQGNMVADLTVEGNYIHDWGAVGKEGIHGAYLQSIGLQVQFNYFGASRQGATGNVIKTRSVMNFLRWNYVSQPVATTSRAFDMVEPQAFGCYVIPYEFSFVYHGGGHGSDCLSPGKGPEMDPTKPDEVAANLEAYHFDYVYGNIMDDSGSSSSFVHYGYDQQVPAGPGNDRRGGMLFYWKNTHLLRLRTGTKMIFDMASPDQGHSGEFPNITSLNNVFATTGPGDFRWTGALWASVLVDTNWINAGYSLPYRNSADVYQGGTSKAELLSCDVYGQCKPGNGHMLWMRKHIAGTAAATLYVGPRPFSLETFAPDHKMHGLAASQPHEIQDQPSNMEYFPATNTIASVQDETFLGALD; encoded by the coding sequence GTGCGACTACGATTTCTTGTTCTGCTGGTATGTACCGCCTCGGCGGTCGGGCAGGTCAGCATCGCGATGCAGCCTGCCGACCTGGCGATGATTCCGGGCTCGAAGCGGCAGGTCTATGCGGATGTTGAGGGGACACAGACCCTAGGAATCCGCTGGTCTGTGACGGGTGGCTGCACGCTGGAGAAACAGGTCACGCAGGGCGAACCGCAGATGGTGACGGCACCGGCACACGGGGCGGCATGTACGAATGTGACGACGGATCCGACGCCGGAGAGCCCGAGCTTTCGTTCCGCGGTGAGTTGCGTGGTCAAGGCCGCAAGCGTCGCCGACGAGACGAAGACGGCTCTCATCGTGATTCCGGTGTGCGCCCCGAAGATCATGCTCAGCACGTTTCCCGCGACCACGGTGCTTTACCAGAAGCAGTACGCGGTGATTCAGTCGGATCTGCGCGGAAGCGTGAATACGGGCGTGACGTGGGAGATCACGACGAATCCGGGGAAAGCTGGAACGCTGACGGGTGGGTCGGGGAATCGCCACGCAGTGTTTTCCGCGACGGCTGCCGGGACCTATGTGCTGACGGCCACGAGTTTGGAGGAATCCGCGAAAAAGGCATCGACGACTATCGTCGTGACGGAACACGCGTTGCCTGCTCCGAACGCCGATCATACGGAGGCGGTGGACTGCACGGCTGTCGGTGGCGGAAAGACCTACGAGGTTGGGCCGCAGAGGGCGTATGTCAATCTGGATGCGGTTCCGTGGAACGGCCTGATTGGTGGCGATACGGTTCGCATTCACAACGACGATACGACGGGAGCGTCTCCAACGATCTATCGGCAGCGGATCTCACTGCCTGCGAGCGGAACGGCGACTCGACCGATTCGTATTTGTGGGGTTACGGATGAGCGGGGCAATAAGCCGATCGTCGATGGAGCGAATGCGACCTCGCGCCGGGATGCGAACTGGGCGAACGGGTACATCGAGGACCTCGGGATCATTACGCTCTACGATGCCATGCACAAGCTGGATGCGATAGCCGACGGCGAGCACAATATCATCATCGAGGGGCTGCATATCCGGAACGCGAATAGCGGGTTCAGCTTTGTGAAGCAGTCGAACTCCGGCTTCAAGAGTTATGACGACTTCGCGGCATGTGTGCGGGTGCAGACCGGACGGAACGTTCTGATACGTGGCAATGAGATGGATCATTGCGGGCATGGGGTTTTCAGCAATGCACAGACCCCGCAGGGGAACATGGTTGCGGACCTTACGGTCGAAGGCAACTACATCCACGACTGGGGCGCAGTTGGAAAAGAGGGAATTCACGGTGCCTATCTGCAGTCGATCGGTTTACAGGTCCAGTTCAACTACTTTGGAGCTTCGCGCCAAGGCGCGACCGGCAACGTGATCAAGACTCGTTCCGTGATGAACTTTCTGCGATGGAACTACGTCTCGCAGCCTGTGGCTACAACTTCGCGGGCGTTCGACATGGTTGAGCCCCAAGCATTTGGTTGTTATGTGATCCCGTACGAGTTTTCGTTCGTGTATCACGGCGGAGGACACGGCTCGGATTGCCTTTCGCCGGGTAAAGGTCCGGAGATGGATCCGACCAAGCCTGACGAAGTGGCGGCTAATCTTGAGGCGTATCACTTCGATTATGTGTACGGAAATATCATGGACGACTCGGGATCAAGCTCGTCGTTCGTCCACTACGGATACGATCAGCAGGTTCCTGCCGGTCCTGGGAACGACCGGCGCGGCGGGATGCTCTTTTATTGGAAGAACACGCATCTTCTGCGGCTTCGCACGGGAACGAAGATGATCTTCGACATGGCTTCTCCGGATCAAGGACACTCCGGGGAGTTCCCGAACATCACCAGCCTGAATAACGTCTTTGCCACGACAGGGCCGGGCGATTTTCGATGGACGGGTGCGTTGTGGGCCAGCGTCCTGGTTGATACGAACTGGATCAATGCCGGTTACTCGCTGCCGTATCGGAATAGCGCGGATGTATATCAAGGCGGAACGTCGAAGGCCGAGCTTCTGTCATGCGATGTGTACGGGCAATGCAAGCCGGGGAACGGACACATGCTCTGGATGCGGAAGCACATAGCTGGCACAGCCGCCGCAACATTGTATGTTGGGCCAAGACCATTCAGCCTCGAGACGTTTGCGCCGGACCACAAGATGCACGGATTGGCGGCGAGTCAGCCGCACGAGATCCAGGATCAGCCTTCGAACATGGAGTACTTTCCTGCTACGAATACGATCGCCTCGGTGCAGGACGAAACGTTTCTTGGGGCGTTGGACTAA
- a CDS encoding flavin monoamine oxidase family protein, which produces MSLTRRIFLQRLAQVGGYSAAFSAMHALGLTPSSGVSPLPELAADFGKGKTVLILGAGIAGLTAAYEMCKAGFSCTVLEARERPGGRSWSVRDGSVVEFTDGTKQTCSWGGGGYLNAGPARIPSIHTHLLDYCAKLGVPLEVEVNVSRSALMQAPGLNGGKAVPQRQVIHDTRGYLAELLSKAVKKSALDEELTADEKTQMLDFLMGFGDLGTDGKYTGTMRGGFVTPRGAGPAKHVLNKPLSLKELLVADFSKGELYEEQIDWQATMFQPIGGMDQIGYGFVKALPKEMIQYNSPVVDIATSSSGVTVTYTCAGATKTAKADFCICTMPISVLAKTKNNFTAKTQAAFSGMPMTALYKIAWESPRFWETESRIYGGISFLKHPVDLVWYPSAKMFSPTGVIVAGFNSEREDSGGLGMGGTNSFKPTEFGALPTHEAKLNASRSAVETLHPGKSHLLTKPIYIQWSSIPYSLGCFANNHLASSDGAYAQLETVEGRTYFAGDYLSHLVGWQEGAVLSAHHAIERIAMQVKA; this is translated from the coding sequence ATGAGCCTCACCCGGCGTATTTTTCTGCAGCGACTGGCACAGGTTGGCGGATATTCCGCAGCGTTTTCGGCGATGCATGCGCTTGGGCTGACGCCAAGCTCAGGAGTTTCGCCTTTGCCGGAGCTTGCGGCAGACTTCGGCAAGGGCAAGACAGTGTTGATCCTGGGGGCTGGGATCGCGGGACTTACGGCTGCTTACGAGATGTGTAAAGCGGGTTTCTCGTGTACGGTGCTCGAGGCTCGGGAGAGGCCGGGTGGGCGGTCGTGGTCGGTGCGGGACGGGTCGGTGGTGGAGTTTACGGACGGGACGAAGCAGACGTGCTCGTGGGGCGGCGGCGGGTATCTGAACGCGGGACCGGCGAGGATTCCGTCGATCCATACGCACCTGCTGGACTACTGCGCGAAGCTTGGGGTGCCGCTCGAGGTCGAGGTGAACGTGTCACGGTCGGCGCTGATGCAGGCTCCGGGGCTGAATGGCGGCAAGGCGGTTCCGCAACGGCAGGTGATTCACGATACGCGTGGGTATCTCGCGGAGCTGCTGTCGAAGGCGGTGAAGAAGAGTGCGCTCGACGAGGAGCTGACCGCGGACGAGAAGACGCAGATGCTCGACTTCCTGATGGGGTTTGGGGATCTCGGGACGGACGGGAAGTACACGGGCACCATGCGTGGCGGCTTTGTGACGCCGCGTGGGGCGGGTCCGGCAAAGCATGTGCTGAACAAGCCGCTGAGCCTGAAGGAGCTGCTGGTGGCGGACTTCTCGAAGGGTGAGCTATACGAGGAGCAGATCGACTGGCAGGCGACGATGTTCCAGCCGATTGGCGGTATGGACCAGATCGGGTATGGGTTTGTGAAGGCGCTGCCGAAGGAGATGATCCAGTACAACTCGCCGGTGGTGGATATTGCGACGTCGTCAAGTGGGGTGACGGTGACCTACACGTGTGCAGGCGCGACGAAGACGGCGAAGGCGGACTTCTGTATCTGCACGATGCCTATCTCGGTGCTGGCGAAGACGAAGAACAACTTCACGGCGAAGACGCAGGCGGCGTTCTCGGGCATGCCGATGACGGCGCTGTACAAGATTGCGTGGGAGTCTCCGCGGTTCTGGGAGACGGAGAGCCGCATCTATGGCGGGATCTCGTTCCTGAAGCACCCGGTCGACCTGGTCTGGTATCCGAGCGCGAAGATGTTCTCGCCGACGGGTGTGATCGTGGCTGGGTTCAACTCCGAGCGCGAGGATTCGGGCGGGTTAGGGATGGGAGGTACGAACAGCTTCAAGCCGACGGAGTTTGGTGCGCTGCCGACGCATGAGGCGAAGCTCAATGCTTCGCGGAGTGCGGTGGAGACGCTGCATCCGGGTAAGTCACATCTTCTGACCAAGCCGATTTATATCCAGTGGAGCAGCATTCCTTACTCGCTTGGGTGCTTCGCGAATAACCATTTGGCTTCGAGCGATGGGGCGTATGCGCAACTCGAGACGGTCGAGGGACGGACATACTTTGCCGGGGACTATCTTTCGCATCTGGTGGGCTGGCAGGAGGGCGCGGTGCTTTCGGCGCATCATGCGATCGAACGGATTGCGATGCAGGTGAAGGCTTAG
- the dinB gene encoding DNA polymerase IV: protein MTPQFEAGGSPLQRKIVHVDMDAFYASVEQRDDPGLRGRPVVVAWRGRRSVVCAASYEARRFGVRSAMPAVTAERLCPEAVFVPPDFVRYKAVSRAVREIFLRHTDLVEPLSLDEAYLDVTENKTGLPTATRVAKKIREEIWEETSLTASAGVAPNKFLAKIASDWRKPNGLFVIQPKDVEAFLVPLPVGRIPGVGKVTEARMKEFGIATVGDLLACDLATLEGYFGRYGGRLHQLARGVDHSPVVPDRNSKSISAEDTFERDIPLAETDEVIRKLADKVWNASRRDARVARTVVLKLKTAEFASMTRSHTPVKPPESVEELTEIALGLRERVEMGSGQRFRLVGVGLSNFREAVEEAVPSLLAD from the coding sequence CTGACGCCTCAGTTCGAGGCTGGCGGATCGCCGTTGCAGCGGAAGATCGTGCACGTGGACATGGACGCGTTCTATGCGTCGGTCGAGCAGAGGGACGATCCGGGGCTGCGGGGGCGTCCGGTGGTGGTGGCGTGGAGGGGTCGGCGATCGGTTGTCTGCGCGGCGTCGTACGAGGCACGGAGGTTCGGGGTGCGGTCTGCGATGCCTGCGGTGACGGCGGAGAGGCTTTGTCCGGAGGCGGTGTTCGTGCCGCCGGACTTCGTGCGGTACAAGGCGGTGTCGCGCGCGGTGCGGGAGATCTTTCTGCGGCATACGGATCTGGTGGAGCCGCTGTCGCTCGATGAGGCTTATCTCGATGTGACGGAGAACAAGACTGGCTTGCCGACGGCGACGCGGGTGGCGAAGAAGATCCGCGAGGAGATATGGGAGGAGACGTCGCTGACCGCTTCGGCGGGGGTGGCTCCGAACAAGTTCCTGGCGAAGATCGCGTCGGACTGGCGGAAGCCGAATGGGTTGTTTGTGATTCAGCCGAAGGATGTAGAGGCGTTCCTGGTGCCTCTTCCCGTTGGGCGGATCCCGGGCGTGGGGAAGGTGACCGAGGCGCGGATGAAGGAGTTCGGGATTGCCACGGTGGGGGATCTGCTGGCGTGCGATCTGGCTACGCTCGAGGGGTACTTCGGGCGGTATGGCGGGAGGCTGCACCAGCTTGCGCGCGGGGTTGATCATAGCCCGGTGGTTCCGGACAGGAACTCGAAGTCGATCTCGGCGGAGGATACGTTCGAGCGGGATATTCCGCTGGCGGAGACGGATGAGGTGATCCGGAAGCTGGCGGACAAGGTGTGGAATGCTTCGCGGCGGGATGCGCGGGTGGCGCGGACGGTGGTGCTGAAGCTGAAGACGGCGGAGTTCGCCAGCATGACGCGGAGCCACACGCCGGTGAAGCCTCCGGAGTCGGTGGAGGAGTTGACGGAGATCGCGCTTGGTTTGCGGGAGCGGGTAGAGATGGGTTCAGGGCAGAGGTTCCGGTTGGTGGGTGTGGGGCTGAGTAACTTTCGTGAAGCGGTGGAAGAAGCTGTACCGTCGCTGCTGGCTGATTGA
- a CDS encoding amidohydrolase family protein, protein MIFRSLVGLLLVGVPVPCVAQRVALRGTVVMASGPVVQGTVLIDGSRIVAAGADVKVPAGVKVVETGGIIYPGLIDLHDHVTWNALGRWSAGVKSGARYDWQQMPEYQMALGVPHMKMVAEGNGCAAERYAEVKSLVGGATSQAGLSPRDLTEPGMTVAPESVPAHCLGGWVRELGVASRLDGGETLRYEVFPLGLDQVQVTMLAGGLKDGTIKAAMFHIAEGDAQNASARREFGMLKARGLLVPGVSIIHGVALSEANFADMAKAHVGLVWSPRSNFELYGSTANVAGAKRAGVTMAIAPDWSPTGSDGMLEELKYAATWNATQDSPPFTDRELFEMATRNAAGLGGIGAQTGEIAVGKRADLLVLMSADGDPYGALVHASVGDAAMVMVDGAAVYGDAGLMKQVRGGAGAALLSVCGRAKELGVGSDAWTATVAELTAGLGRWGAGLSGLGHCR, encoded by the coding sequence ATGATTTTTCGTTCCCTGGTTGGATTGCTGCTGGTGGGGGTCCCAGTTCCGTGCGTGGCGCAGAGGGTTGCGCTGCGCGGGACCGTGGTGATGGCGTCGGGGCCGGTGGTGCAGGGGACGGTGCTGATCGACGGGTCCAGGATTGTCGCGGCGGGGGCTGACGTCAAGGTTCCGGCCGGAGTGAAGGTCGTCGAGACGGGTGGGATTATCTATCCGGGGTTGATCGATCTGCATGACCACGTGACTTGGAATGCGCTTGGGCGATGGAGCGCGGGAGTAAAGTCTGGTGCGCGGTATGACTGGCAGCAAATGCCGGAGTACCAGATGGCTCTGGGTGTTCCGCATATGAAGATGGTGGCGGAGGGGAATGGATGCGCGGCGGAGCGGTATGCCGAGGTAAAGTCGCTGGTGGGTGGGGCGACGTCGCAGGCCGGGCTTTCTCCGCGTGACCTGACGGAGCCGGGGATGACGGTGGCTCCGGAGAGTGTTCCGGCGCATTGCCTGGGTGGATGGGTTAGAGAACTTGGGGTGGCTTCGCGGCTGGATGGGGGCGAGACGCTGCGGTACGAGGTGTTTCCGCTTGGGCTGGATCAGGTCCAGGTCACGATGCTTGCCGGTGGTCTCAAAGACGGGACGATCAAGGCGGCGATGTTTCACATTGCCGAAGGGGATGCGCAGAACGCGAGTGCGCGGCGTGAGTTCGGAATGCTGAAGGCGCGGGGGCTATTAGTGCCAGGGGTCAGCATCATTCATGGGGTGGCGCTGAGCGAGGCGAACTTCGCGGATATGGCGAAGGCGCATGTGGGCCTGGTGTGGTCGCCAAGGAGCAACTTCGAGCTGTATGGGAGCACGGCGAATGTGGCGGGAGCGAAGCGGGCAGGGGTGACGATGGCGATCGCGCCGGACTGGAGCCCGACGGGGTCGGATGGGATGCTGGAGGAGTTGAAGTACGCAGCGACGTGGAATGCGACGCAGGATTCGCCACCGTTTACGGATCGTGAGTTGTTCGAGATGGCTACGCGGAATGCGGCGGGGCTTGGCGGAATCGGGGCGCAGACGGGCGAGATCGCGGTGGGGAAGAGGGCGGACCTGCTTGTGCTGATGAGTGCCGACGGCGATCCGTACGGGGCGCTGGTGCATGCCTCGGTGGGGGATGCTGCGATGGTAATGGTGGATGGGGCGGCGGTGTATGGAGATGCGGGGTTGATGAAGCAGGTGCGGGGCGGGGCGGGGGCTGCGTTGCTGAGCGTGTGCGGGAGGGCGAAGGAGCTTGGGGTGGGCTCTGATGCCTGGACGGCTACCGTGGCGGAGCTGACGGCTGGGTTGGGGCGGTGGGGTGCGGGGTTGTCGGGGTTGGGGCATTGCCGGTAG